The Dreissena polymorpha isolate Duluth1 chromosome 8, UMN_Dpol_1.0, whole genome shotgun sequence genome includes the window TTAagagaaataaaaagaaatacaaGTGGCCGATGTGTTAGGGATTAAAACACTCGCAGGCACAAGACTTTGTTGACTTTTAAGATCTGCTTATGCGTTTGTGTTCACTCAGAGTAAACACTTACATATGATATTTTACATTTAGCACATTACAATCCGACATCTGTAACACCGAAACGTATATCTTGTAAACTTTGTCTCAATTTATTCAAATTGAAGAGaatattataatgattttaaatatCAGTATCTTACATGCATAATTATACAGTTAACTTTCTTTCAAACAAAAACTACCAAGGCATCAACAGAAACAACAACTACAATTAAACTATTATACAATGCTTTCATGATTGATATTATATACTTGTTACACTCAATTTATTATGTGCATCTAGCTGAGTTATAACTACTGTTTTCTATTTGTCAGTCCTCGtgagaatgttcaaataaataacatacaatgtatactgCAGTATTACATAGAATATTGCAATGATTTTCACGCCATAttctttgatttcaatttatacaGTAGGCGTATTGATAATGtgttaaatagagaataataggttagtgttgattatagatcaggtttatcatgcgaggtttaggaaacaaaaagcacgagccttggcgagtgctttttcgttttcgtgccgagcatgataaaactgatctataatcaacactaatctattattctatttatcccactttttattttgtaaacctttttatttaaacaaaatttgtttgacttgataatttcgctggatttatgacgtaatttcgtcgaaatattgacgtcatttcctgccgttgattatagatgatatttaatcaatggggctttaatcaaccgaaatcgctgtaaaagtgggataattACTATATAATAGTATAACGGTTGTACAGTGCAATGATAAAACATGGATTGAAATAATTTTCAATCCATGCTTAACGGAAATGCTGAGTATATGGTTCCTGGTGTTATGAGTCCCCGGAAGGACGTGAAAAAATTGCGCTCGCCGCCCATATTTCAAGGCGTCGGCGCGGGGTATTGGGTATAGTTTTCAACTAGCAATAACCACGCCTCGGATAAACCTCATTGGCTATGGTACCGCCACTGCGCAAAGCTAAAGACTATAATAAAATTATggtatttatatcaaaattatatttaattgctataatatttatatatttttgtcacGATATTCACACTTGATCAGACACAAAATCACAATTGacaatgattattatttttttatggcaACACTAATGTTTGATTTGTAGATTCACATTACGTCCCATTTAACAAAGGGAGAAAACTGCCACAGTCGTATTTATATACATGCGTATGTGTAACGTTTGACTACATAAATTTAATAATGGAACAGATAATTAGTTTCAAAAGTTGCAAATCAAATAAAAGACAgtaaaaacagcattttttttataaatacaaacagCGAGTAAATTTATTTCGATATTAAAGATTGGCCTTgagtttttttccaatatttagGTACTTTCGGTTTATATGTTTTGTGTATGTACTGTACATTCTCTAAAAATGAACAGGCTCCGCGACATCGAACATAAGTTGAGTCATAAACGCTTCAACTCATTTTTTTTTGTAGCTTACATTCCGAATAAAGATGAGTCTGAATAACATCGAAAGACTGGAAAACGTACAAATAACAATTGCGCACTTATTTGAAGTTAAAAGTGGCGGATAAAGCTTAACAATAGAAGGTTTCAGCGCTTCAAAGATAAATTAGTAAAGTAAACATTCAAAATAGggttacattttttaacaaaatatgccCGTTTGCGTTCAATTGATTTGTACTGGTTGCATTgcgattttgttaaaaaaaagttgGCTCAAAAAGTAAGCTTCATGATTATGAGACTATATCTCTTTGACCTAGAGAGCAGGCATACTAATTTGGACAATTCAAAGGCCATACACCAGGAGTGATTCAAGGGATCAAGCTGATTATCGTACTAGGTCTAGTTTATACAGAacaaaatactttattttgaccTAAGCGTATACAGCTCATCgccattaaatatatatacaataacaacatgcGTTTCAATTGAATACACAACATACATACTTTCCAAGAAAGGTCAATTTTAATACAGGACAATGTTTCGTGAAAATGTCACATATGCTCAAAACTACTGACATCAAGTTTAATTAtactttgaataaaatatttgaggttgagtgcagaaaaaactattttggcAAGTTTGGGTTAATTTAAGGAGAAAAAATTTCCGGGCGATCTTGCCGGTTATAGGTCTTTAACGAGATTATATGCCCACACACTCTAAtaacaagtttcatgaggattcaATGTAAACCATTTTTGTTAGAAATCCGACAATACTTATTTGGTAAAGTCATTTTTAGATTAAGGTGATATTGGTGTTGGATCTTTTATACGATTACATACCAACAGGCATTAttaccatgtttcatgatgagGCGATTAATACTACAAAATCGAAGGCGGACAAGGCTCATTTAATCAAGTTTTTTGTACTATTAAAGAGTCCTCATCATTTGGGCGATTGTTCCCCTAAATGGTATtttaatacatgaaatatatGACGTATTTAATGCAAAAACAATTAATGTCGTAATGCACATACTTTTACTACTTGTAGTTATAATTGTGATGCTATTTTATGATTTTGATGTACTTAATTTAAGCAAAGTATTCATATTTTTGCTATGATATTCGTGCTCCTACCTTAATGTTCGACAAACATAGATCTGCTTTAACTAtgttaaatttataaacaaaatacaacaataaaaagAAATCCCGATTGTAAAATGCATTTCTCTTGCAAAACCAACATATTGacatataagaaacaaaacatGATTCGCCTTATCGAATTTTACCGGCCGTTTTgacacatttgttattaaatgcgcACATTGCAATATCGAAGTTAAACTCTACCCATACGAGATTTTTAACGTCGTTCATTAGTCTATAAACAACGATAGTATAACCATTATTTCTTCATTAAACAGAACTTTATACTTTTAATCTTTGTTCAGATATTTAATGAGACTTTTTAAATTAAACGACACATTCTACAACCACGACACAACACAATAGTACAATTTCAGTGTTTCAAAGAATTGATATGACATTTTTTGAAATGAATAGATTTTAATGGTCCGCAAAATAATTCAATCATTTTGTATTTGCATGCacacatttttgtaaaatttaagtAGAAGAAATGTTGTTGGTAGTGTTGGTTATTGGAGatgaagaagtaatagtagtagcagcaggtgaagtagttgaagtagtagtagaagtagtagtagtagtagtagtagtagtagtagtagtagaagtagtagtagtagtagtagtagtagtagtagtagaagtagtactagtagtagtagtagtagtagtagtagtagtagtagtagtagtagtagtagtagtagtagtagtagtagtagtagtagaggtagtagtagtagcagttgttgttgtagtagaactagtagtagtagtagtagtagtagtagtagtagtagtagaagtagtagtagtagtagtagtagtagtagtagtagtagtagtagtagtagtagtagtagtagtagtagtagtagtagtagaagtagtagtagtagtagtagtagtagtagcagcagcaacagcagcagcagcagcagtagtagtagtagtagtagtagactagtagtagtagtagtagtagtagtagtagtagtagtagtagtagtagtagtagtagtagtagtagtagtagtagtagtagtagtagtagaagtagtagtagaggtagtagtagttgtagtagtagaagcagcagcagcagcagcagcagtagtaggagtagtggtagtagtagactagtagaagtagtagtagtagtagtagtagtagtagtagtagttgtagtagtagtagtagtagtagtagtagtagtagtagtagtagtagtagtagtagtagtagtagtagtagtagtagtagtagtagtttgttaGCTAAAAGCTTATCTAGTTTACTTCAATAACTTAACTATCCGCGAAGAAAATCATAAAGAAAACCGGATGTAAATTCGTTGTCAACTGGTGTTGTTATCTTGATTGCAAAATAGCGAGAACTGAAAGGAAATTGGTCAAATATAGGCGCTCGAAAAGGTGGCTTTGAGGAAAAGTTTGCACAGCGGATAATGGTTCTGGATCGGCTAAATAGACATAAAGGGACATAAAAGTGGCGAAGTGTTGGGGATTTAAAGACTTGCAGGCACAATACTTTGTTGACCTTTCAGCTTTGCAAATTCGTTTGTTTACACTCAGAGTAAGCCCTTGCacatgttattttacatgaaACTTTGTAATACTGCTTATGTACATCTTCGATGTTGCATCTAAAATTGtcaatttactttttttcaatttatataaattgaagtACGGAATCATTAAATTGGTTTTAATATCAATATCGAATAATGCGGGTAACATAAGTAAATTGCAATACGGATATCGAGGTCTATGAACAACACGTTATTAATGCGTACGATTTTTATACAGAATTATTATTGTATACGCCGCAGTTTTAATTGGATTATAACCAACGTACAATTATACTCAAATTTGTCtctaaaacaacaataacaacagcaaGAACAGACACAACAACATCTaccaattatatttaatatatatatatttttttatattcaatatcatacatacaatgtaaacatgtatatgatcatacaacatagtgttgtacaaagcaataacgttcagacatgttatacaatatatgctaatatgtatttaaaaaaaaattctttatgaTTGTTTTAGTCATTTGAATATGTGGCTGTTACGTTAAGTGTATTGGCATTTGGATCCTTCCGTGAAACGTAACAACATAATGTAAGGACATTAAACTATTGCGCTTGCCGCCCATGTTTCAGGGCGTCGGCGCGGGGTATTGGGTATAGTTTTCAACTAGCAGTAACCACGCCTCGGATAAAAACCTCATTGGCTATGGTACCACCACTGCGCAAAGCCTTTTATGAGTGAGAATTTTTTCATTCTATGTGCAGAAAAATGGCGGAAATTCCACCAAAAAAACGACTGAAAAGGGCGGGACAAACTTTCTGTGAAATACACAGTCGCTTGATGAAATGCAATTGTCAAAAGTTtggaatatatattaatattgtatttaatcTCACAAAATGTATAACTTATTTTCCATGATACACACAATTACTCAAGacacaaaaacaatattaaaaaataaaagttgtttGTGACTGCAATATCATAGTTGATTTTGTAAAGTATAATTACGTCCCATTTAACAAAGGGAGACCACTGTCACAGTGTTCACTCATGCAATTTGATTAATgacataatacaataaataatcaaGCTGATCATTAATTGGAAAGTTGAAAATACCTTTCACTAGTGAATggatttttttagaaattaaaaataaaactgtgtGTTAATCAAACATTAACACACCATATTTTTCGATGATGAAACAATAAACTCATAATCATCCTTTTGAGGTCTAATTTTATGTGATCACCCGGGGATCGTTTTACTAACAGAGTTACGCTAGCGTATGTCTACGATTTTCGTAATTCCTTGCGTACGTTTGAAATTTTTGCGCAAATGCGTTTTACTAAAAAATGCGTACGTAAGTTTTACGTAAGTTTTAACGCAACTTTACGAACAAAAAAAGCATGCGTAAGCATTCAGTATTTTCGTAAATATGGCCGCGTTATTTCCGAGAAGGAACGCTCGAAGGAGAAATCCAAGGATTTTTAGAGATCGACCAAACTATCTAAATGTTCTGACAGAGCAAGAAATACAGCGAAAGTATAGACTGTCAAAAACACAAATCTACACAGTCCATGAATTAATTAAGGACGACATATCGCCGCAATGTAACAGAAGTCACCCATTGTCGTCAATGACGAAGGTAATATAgattaacatattttgattttgttgtatCATTTGAAATGACAACTTGTTAGAGGGACAGTTTGCCGCATTCAGAAAAGTACGTGTCAATAGCGCTTGCGTCCTTGACATTGTcaactttttatgaaaattaaataatgCGTTTGCCCTTTTTGGAACTGATAACGCTATTAAAATACACAAGTATTCTTTTATTTTGTAACATCTATTATTCATTTTCAAGTGTTACTGAGTTTGTAGAACGCAATATTAACTGGATATGGGGAACTACATATGTATTACTGTGAAAAGGATTTTCATCCGAAATCTGTATCCGAATAGTGAATCTCATCCCCCTTTGTTTGGAAAACATTCTTTGACAAGTTACCTATGGAATATGCCAGAGTTTGGTATATAACCTTGTTGAAAAGATATTGATCTCTTTgatcaattttacaaaatgcagtaaggttattttatcagataatggcatgttaaattatttgaattataatgcaTATAATATCATGTCAAGAgacaaaacaaattttaaatctTAAGTGAGATTATAAAGCAAcgcaacaatttatttttgttaatcctTTACTCTGCTAATCTCTGCTCATTCGAACACAACACTACAGTGTACATACCCTTTATGATTCATGTTTTCTGATTTTATGCGTTTGAAAAGAAAAGCTGAAAACTTTTTTTGTAGATTCACTAACATTGTGGCAAAGTGGCCGGGATCCACACATGACAGTGTAATCTTTGACAACTGTAGCTTGAAGGACTGGCTGGTGGATGGAAGCAAAGGATGGCTACAAGGAGACTCCGGCTATGGACTGAAACCATATCTTCTTACTCCAAAGGTAATTTTTCATCATCATTGACAAACCATTaatgtacataaacatgtatGTTAAAGAGCCAGAGGATATTTGTTGCATTCTGtgcattatcgattttaattcacgagtgatcatagaaaataatattttcacgagtgaattaaaatcgatatttaaccgaatccaataaattttccttttatttaatgcttttgattacagtttatatacattgttaaagagttaaactaaagaattttgctgggataatgacgtcatttcgtcaaaaaagtaaacagtgaaaattatcgataattttcagttaattttcactgtttgaaacagtgaaacaatcagttttaattcactgatatttctctataaaccacggaaagcataaaataaagtacTTATGGTAATTGTTTAGTTAGATAATCTTGTATAAAGATTGTTAATAATcatgatataaaatgtatttatgagAGTGAGAAATAATACAATGTACTTTTGTGTACAAACATTccttttgttgaaaaaaacaatttcTCTTATTTCCTATTCAACGGTGATTCATATCGTATTTACCAGTCCagtaatgttcaatgtttttcaataacctttttagctcgactatatctatatatacattgtgtttttttaatatgctgGTAGCTGAATCCAATGAGCAGAGCTGAGATCGCGTTCAACTTGGCCCACAGTCGTTCGAGGATGGTAGTAGAGAGGGCGTTTGGACTGTTGAAGTCACGTTTTAGGTTATTAATGTTATAACAAATagatttgatttttagctccactggccaaaggccagcggggcttatgtcatggtcctttgtccgttgtgcgtgtgtccgtgcgtttacttttcctttaaacatcttctcctaaactactggtccaattctgatgaaatttctcaggaatgttcctggggtgaacctctttcaaatttgttcaaattatgcccctggggtcaaatttgaccttgccccggggggtcacaaaattgaacatatgcttaaataaggcctattttgtgaaaacttcaaaaaatttcttgttcataaccatccggcctagggctatcaaatttggtatgtagtgacatctaatagtcctctaccaaatttgttcaaattttatccctggggtcaaatttgaccctgccccaggggtcacaaaattgaacatatgtgttcgtgtgtttgtgtgttgttgtgtATGCATGTGCGAAAAATTGCAATAGTTTCGCGTTTGCTCAATAactttgttatacatgtacagattttaataatacttgttaTGGGTATTAACCATATTATGATGTGTCGTGTGAAAGACTCAATATGCTTATACCTTTCTTGGACAGAAACATAACTTGTTTTGCAACTCTTTCTGATGAAACTGTAAGAGAAAGTACATTGTACTTTACTGTACTTTGTACTTTACTGTACTTTATATCTCCAATGAAAGCAGGCCAATAATGACATTATGATATATCCACGTGTTTTCTTCCAGTTAATATATAGTATGGTATATTTGTTGTAGGTGTCTTCACAAAACTGGAGGCTATCCACAATTTTCGCCTCAGAAGATAGCTCTGGTTGTGACTGTATGTGCCAAGCTGCACAATCTGTGTCTGAGTGATGGTTTCCTTGACATTGATGACATTGACGTagaagatgatgatgacaatgtaCAACTGCCACTGGAAAACCCTGACCTGAATGCGTTGCGTGCACGGGCCTTACTGATTGAGAGATTTCACTAAAAAGGGAttctatattaatttaatatagaataccTTTTTCAGGGAAATCGCTCAATCAGTAATGAATTGATTCTCAATAGCATACTGAActgtttaatgtattgttttgttcatttcacTACTAGAGTATTGTTTTATTACTATGTGATACTAGGTGATATTTAgtgttaaaatataagaagtagtTCTAacaatgacacaatattttttgaTAGTTGTTAAAAATTGCAGAGAATTGTAATAACCTTATTAATTTCACACCATATTTAGTACATTTCATTTATAGCAATTTGCTGCTAAAATTGtcatttgatttataatattttcCATTTATTGTACTTCACTAGgtgatttttttccaaacaaaacttttaattgtatcaaaaacaaacatcatgaataaatgtttaaagccacacaccttgaaatgaagtacatgttaataaatacatatagatgcaatttcaaaatgtgcaaaattgtcataaaatctctagccttgttagcaagttatttattgttttttttaatttaaaaaccaaaagtaggatttctatacatatacatacatttcgacaaacgcaattatttttaagttttaaagcgcaaaagagacagatgtctaccttgtaaccaccagatatattcttattggcatagatcaAATATGTTTCTCTTTTATCCTTAAacttactatgccatgtatttcatttcaaggtgtgtggctttaaacaatgattatttattgttcattaagcggaaatgaaaacagttttgcAAGAAGTTCTCTGGTTCTTCTTTGCTCTAATAAAATTGCATCGAGTGTCTCATTTTGCTGTCTCAAAAGTTGCAAGACATCTTCATGGTCATctgaaaaaaaaggtttatttttaGTAATAGAAAGAAATTCAGGCAAAATGGACTTTAACAAAGGTAGGAATaggtaacgactcgccccattaACAACTCGCCTCATAACGACTCGCCCATTGTTAATTGGGCTAGTCGTTACAATACCAATAGAAAAACAACATGACTgcgaaatttaaataaattaacataattcaacagtttatttcttgaaatattaCCATCTTCACTTGTCTTCTGCCTTTTGTTTTTCGTGC containing:
- the LOC127842347 gene encoding putative nuclease HARBI1, which encodes MFSDFMRLKRKAENFFCRFTNIVAKWPGSTHDSVIFDNCSLKDWLVDGSKGWLQGDSGYGLKPYLLTPKLNPMSRAEIAFNLAHSRSRMVVERAFGLLKSRFRCLHKTGGYPQFSPQKIALVVTVCAKLHNLCLSDGFLDIDDIDVEDDDDNVQLPLENPDLNALRARALLIERFH
- the LOC127842348 gene encoding uncharacterized protein LOC127842348; translated protein: MTGTQQPMIAEQHGQSCSTMCVEPTVALEPQVVGGVATPNQKTKMSPSTKNKRQKTSEDDDHEDVLQLLRQQNETLDAILLEQRRTRELLAKLFSFPLNEQ